Proteins from a genomic interval of uncultured Desulfuromusa sp.:
- a CDS encoding Na(+)/H(+) antiporter subunit D, which produces MTSSIFMHPATMFIVGALLLPLAKMLKVQKVWLVLIPLIAFIQIQYLPESFGKVDWLGFELHFGRVDRLTMVFLHVFTLMALIGSIFGLHVKESGQHVAAWLYVAGSLGTTLAGDYLTVFIFWELMAFASVFLIWYRKRKRSIEAGYRYLLVHTFGGLVLLGGIFLRYQNIGDLTFDLISVDHATLADYLIMIGFMLNAAVPPIHAWLPDAYPEATVTGAVFMCAFTTKTAVYVLARGFAGFETLAIMGAIMTLYGVAYAVIENDARRILAYHIVSQVGYMVCAVGIGTEMAINGASAHAYAHILYKALLFMGVGSVLEMTGRSKLSELGGLYKYMPYSMIFTVIGGIAISGFPLTSGFISKSMIITAAGNNHQLVIMSMLLLAAVGTFLSVGIKLPYFVFFGPNESGLKPKEAHWNMQVGMFMAAFMCIFLGFYPDYLYDMLPYAVHYHPYTSYHLTETFHLLGFTGLGFYIMVKYLKPHDVSNLDLDWFYRRGAVWFMWVANKPVSATNEWVSNVYKNIGLRLTMALARALSWFDWEGIDWALDGSARGVVKGGEQVRQFQTGKLQHYIGAAVALLFIVLIVVVLV; this is translated from the coding sequence ATGACAAGTAGTATTTTTATGCATCCGGCCACCATGTTCATTGTTGGTGCGCTGCTATTGCCTTTAGCCAAAATGTTAAAAGTCCAGAAGGTCTGGTTGGTTCTGATCCCTCTGATCGCATTTATTCAGATTCAATATTTACCAGAATCTTTCGGTAAAGTTGACTGGCTTGGATTTGAGCTGCATTTTGGACGGGTAGATAGACTGACCATGGTCTTTTTACACGTCTTCACCTTAATGGCGCTGATTGGAAGCATTTTTGGCCTCCATGTTAAGGAAAGCGGCCAGCATGTTGCTGCCTGGCTGTATGTAGCTGGATCATTGGGTACAACTTTAGCGGGTGACTACCTGACGGTTTTCATCTTCTGGGAGTTGATGGCCTTTGCCTCAGTATTCCTGATCTGGTATCGCAAGCGGAAGCGGTCAATTGAGGCTGGTTACAGATATTTATTAGTCCATACCTTTGGTGGTTTGGTTCTCTTGGGAGGTATTTTCCTCCGCTATCAGAATATCGGTGATCTTACTTTTGACCTGATTTCGGTTGACCATGCAACCCTTGCCGACTATTTAATCATGATTGGTTTCATGCTTAATGCGGCTGTACCGCCAATTCATGCCTGGCTGCCTGATGCGTATCCTGAAGCAACCGTTACGGGTGCTGTTTTTATGTGCGCATTTACGACGAAAACGGCCGTTTATGTTCTTGCTCGTGGTTTCGCTGGATTTGAGACTTTAGCGATCATGGGCGCGATTATGACCTTGTATGGTGTTGCCTACGCGGTTATTGAGAACGATGCCCGGCGAATACTGGCCTATCATATTGTCAGTCAGGTCGGCTATATGGTCTGTGCAGTCGGGATTGGTACGGAAATGGCGATTAATGGTGCCAGCGCTCATGCTTACGCCCATATTCTCTATAAAGCTCTGTTGTTCATGGGGGTTGGTAGTGTTCTTGAAATGACAGGACGCTCTAAGCTCAGTGAACTGGGTGGCTTGTATAAGTATATGCCGTATTCCATGATATTTACCGTTATCGGTGGTATCGCGATCTCCGGCTTTCCTTTGACCAGTGGTTTTATCAGCAAGTCGATGATTATTACCGCAGCCGGCAATAACCATCAGCTTGTTATCATGAGTATGCTTTTGTTGGCAGCAGTTGGTACCTTCCTTTCTGTTGGTATTAAATTGCCTTATTTCGTCTTTTTCGGACCGAATGAGAGTGGCTTGAAGCCAAAAGAAGCCCACTGGAATATGCAGGTTGGTATGTTTATGGCCGCATTCATGTGTATTTTTCTTGGGTTCTATCCGGATTATCTCTATGACATGCTGCCCTATGCTGTGCATTATCATCCTTATACCAGTTACCATTTGACTGAAACATTCCATCTGCTTGGCTTTACCGGCCTTGGTTTTTACATCATGGTCAAATACCTTAAGCCTCATGATGTTTCCAACCTTGATCTCGATTGGTTCTACCGCCGAGGTGCCGTTTGGTTTATGTGGGTTGCCAACAAACCTGTCAGTGCAACAAACGAGTGGGTTAGTAATGTTTATAAAAATATCGGGTTACGCTTGACAATGGCACTTGCCCGAGCCCTTTCCTGGTTCGATTGGGAAGGAATAGACTGGGCTCTTGATGGCAGTGCCCGTGGTGTTGTTAAGGGTGGAGAGCAAGTACGACAGTTCCAGACCGGAAAGTTGCAGCATTATATCGGCGCTGCAGTGGCTCTGTTGTTCATTGTGCTTATCGTTGTAGTTCTGGTCTGA
- a CDS encoding NADH-quinone oxidoreductase subunit M, whose amino-acid sequence MENYLILNTLNFPILSLLLIVPVVGAIVAMFLRGDTVLKFWALAVTLITALISLPLWSSFDQATAKYQFVELRHWFPALDLDYVVGVDGISVLLVLLTTLVMPLCVLCSWTYIKTRWKEFVIVTLLMETAMIGVFVSLNTVLFWIFWEGMLVPMYLIIAIWGGARKDYASIKFFLYTFAGSIFLLVSIVAMYIKTGTFFIPELMAHEFSFAFQVWIFLACALGFAIKMPMFPFHTWLPAAHVEAPVAGSVILASILLKMGGYGFLRFCLPMAPAATLYFVPLLLIMSLISIIVGGYLALGQSDIKKLIAYSSVGHMGFVTLGIFLLNDAGIKGAMLQMINHGVTTGALFILIGIIYERTHSREIADNSKLGMFMPIYVTFLGIFSLSSLAFPGTNSFVGEFLVLFGAFDKYPLVGAISILGAILAAAYMLRLMQKMVWDDSDGHAHHGDDHGDEGGHSLFDCNFREFIQLAFLTVFVFWIGLHPTPLLDMMDTSVAHLLHQIDAGSVLPEAVHHGESHALLENAGTWIKNLF is encoded by the coding sequence ATGGAAAACTATCTAATCCTAAATACATTGAATTTTCCGATTTTATCGTTGCTGCTCATCGTGCCGGTAGTCGGAGCAATTGTGGCCATGTTTTTACGTGGTGATACAGTGCTCAAATTCTGGGCTCTTGCTGTGACTTTAATTACAGCGCTTATCTCTCTGCCATTGTGGAGCAGCTTTGATCAAGCGACCGCGAAGTATCAGTTCGTTGAGTTACGCCACTGGTTTCCGGCTCTGGATCTGGATTATGTGGTTGGGGTGGATGGCATCAGTGTTCTCCTCGTGCTTCTTACAACTCTGGTTATGCCGCTCTGTGTCCTATGTTCCTGGACCTATATCAAGACCCGCTGGAAAGAGTTTGTTATTGTCACTTTACTGATGGAAACAGCAATGATCGGTGTTTTTGTCAGTCTGAATACAGTTCTTTTCTGGATATTCTGGGAAGGGATGCTGGTCCCCATGTACCTGATCATTGCGATTTGGGGTGGTGCACGAAAAGATTACGCTTCTATCAAATTTTTCCTTTACACATTTGCAGGTAGTATTTTCCTGCTTGTTTCAATCGTCGCGATGTACATCAAAACAGGGACATTCTTTATTCCTGAGTTGATGGCGCATGAATTCAGCTTTGCATTTCAGGTCTGGATTTTCCTGGCTTGCGCTCTTGGTTTCGCTATTAAGATGCCGATGTTTCCATTCCATACCTGGTTGCCTGCAGCGCACGTTGAGGCTCCGGTTGCAGGTTCGGTCATACTTGCCAGTATTCTGCTGAAAATGGGTGGCTACGGATTTTTGCGTTTCTGTTTGCCGATGGCACCGGCCGCAACATTATATTTTGTTCCATTGCTGCTCATAATGTCGTTGATCAGCATCATTGTCGGTGGTTACCTGGCGTTGGGTCAATCCGATATAAAAAAGCTGATAGCCTATTCCTCTGTTGGTCATATGGGATTCGTCACCTTGGGAATATTTCTGCTGAATGATGCCGGAATCAAGGGTGCAATGCTGCAGATGATTAATCACGGCGTGACAACCGGAGCTCTGTTTATCCTCATTGGTATTATCTATGAACGCACTCACAGTCGTGAAATTGCTGATAATAGTAAGCTCGGTATGTTCATGCCCATCTATGTGACTTTTCTGGGCATATTTTCTCTGTCATCCCTGGCTTTCCCGGGGACAAACAGTTTTGTCGGGGAATTTCTCGTCCTCTTTGGTGCTTTTGACAAGTATCCATTGGTTGGTGCGATCTCAATCCTCGGCGCAATTCTGGCCGCGGCGTATATGCTGCGCTTGATGCAGAAAATGGTTTGGGATGACTCTGATGGTCATGCTCATCATGGGGATGATCATGGGGATGAAGGCGGACATTCTTTGTTCGATTGTAATTTTCGGGAATTTATTCAATTGGCGTTTTTAACAGTCTTTGTCTTCTGGATTGGTCTTCATCCGACGCCACTGCTTGATATGATGGATACCAGTGTCGCTCATCTTCTTCATCAAATAGATGCTGGTAGTGTGCTGCCGGAAGCGGTCCATCATGGCGAAAGTCATGCTTTGCTTGAAAATGCAGGCACTTGGATCAAGAACCTCTTTTAA
- a CDS encoding NADH-quinone oxidoreductase subunit N, translating into MLNTVFMPEIALMLMTLVLFFMTLGKFRTGTVQAASLVMAAVTLVITIASIGTQGLMFYDVYKIDALSQLFKVVIVLGLFLVFYLGTGLTGIEEKLHTEYNMFISISALGLVFLSSSVELLTILLSLEISSYALYVVIPFRRGQGRIHVEAGIKYILFGAASTGLTLYGMSYIFGLVHTTYLSELTLKLPGLVATQPLAVIAIVLVMTAFFYKLAMFPMHFWAPDVYQGAANETTSFVATLPKVGAVLLLLRFVSVAGVDITQVTWVLAAIAVMSMVFGNFSALVQTDLKRLLAYSSIAHAGYVMIGILTADEMGMAAAIFYVIGYLLMNLGAFYVIYNIAPKGENVTFDDLKGLSRRSPLLALTLLVSVFGMAGVPPTIGFMGKFMIFTGALHKGFYALVVIAVMNAAVASYYYLKMARAAYCAADDAQEAIVLPFSAKIMGTFFILAIILIGALPQSILAAAKAAVATLL; encoded by the coding sequence ATGCTAAACACGGTTTTTATGCCAGAAATTGCCCTGATGTTGATGACCTTGGTTTTGTTTTTTATGACCTTGGGGAAATTTCGTACTGGTACAGTTCAGGCGGCAAGTCTGGTGATGGCAGCGGTGACCCTGGTTATCACAATTGCCAGTATCGGCACTCAGGGGCTGATGTTTTATGATGTCTATAAAATTGATGCTCTGTCTCAATTATTCAAGGTCGTCATTGTCCTGGGCTTGTTTCTTGTGTTTTACCTTGGTACTGGTTTGACCGGGATTGAAGAGAAGTTACACACTGAATACAACATGTTCATTTCCATCAGTGCTTTGGGTTTGGTGTTTCTGAGTAGTTCCGTTGAGCTGTTAACAATTTTGCTGAGCCTGGAAATCTCCTCGTATGCCTTGTATGTTGTGATTCCATTTCGGCGGGGGCAAGGACGAATTCATGTAGAAGCAGGCATTAAATATATTCTTTTTGGCGCAGCTTCAACCGGGCTGACCCTTTACGGAATGAGCTATATCTTTGGCCTGGTACACACCACTTACCTTTCCGAGCTGACGCTGAAGCTGCCAGGTTTAGTTGCAACTCAGCCTTTAGCTGTCATAGCAATTGTGCTTGTCATGACCGCCTTCTTCTACAAACTGGCCATGTTTCCGATGCACTTCTGGGCTCCTGATGTTTATCAGGGAGCAGCCAATGAGACGACCAGTTTTGTTGCGACCCTCCCCAAAGTCGGTGCCGTTCTTCTTCTTCTGCGTTTTGTCTCTGTTGCCGGTGTTGATATTACCCAGGTGACATGGGTTTTAGCTGCGATTGCTGTGATGTCAATGGTATTCGGTAACTTTAGTGCCTTAGTCCAGACTGATTTGAAGAGGTTATTGGCGTATTCAAGTATTGCCCATGCCGGTTATGTCATGATTGGAATCCTGACTGCTGATGAAATGGGAATGGCTGCCGCTATTTTCTATGTCATCGGATATTTATTAATGAACCTTGGTGCATTCTATGTCATTTACAATATAGCACCGAAAGGTGAAAATGTTACCTTTGACGATCTTAAAGGCCTGTCTCGCCGTTCACCTTTGTTGGCGTTGACTTTGCTGGTATCGGTATTTGGTATGGCTGGTGTTCCCCCAACCATCGGGTTTATGGGGAAATTCATGATATTTACCGGAGCTCTCCATAAAGGATTCTATGCATTAGTGGTCATAGCTGTTATGAATGCTGCGGTCGCTTCATACTATTATCTGAAAATGGCGCGGGCAGCGTACTGTGCTGCTGATGATGCACAGGAAGCTATTGTTTTACCTTTTAGTGCTAAAATTATGGGGACCTTTTTTATCCTCGCCATTATTTTGATAGGTGCGCTCCCGCAAAGTATTCTTGCTGCAGCAAAGGCAGCGGTTGCAACCTTGCTTTGA
- the rplU gene encoding 50S ribosomal protein L21: protein MYAVIKTGGKQYKVSEGDLFKVEMLDGAVGDTIELDQVLMVGGAEVKLGTPLVPGAKVKAQIVAQEKDKKILVFKSKRRGGSRKKFGHRQPITRLKVAAIEA, encoded by the coding sequence ATGTATGCGGTGATCAAGACCGGAGGCAAACAGTACAAAGTTTCCGAAGGCGACCTGTTTAAGGTCGAAATGCTTGACGGTGCAGTGGGTGATACCATTGAACTCGATCAAGTCCTCATGGTCGGTGGCGCAGAGGTTAAACTCGGAACACCTCTCGTACCAGGTGCAAAGGTTAAGGCACAGATCGTAGCCCAGGAAAAAGACAAGAAAATACTTGTTTTTAAATCCAAGCGGCGCGGTGGCAGTCGCAAGAAGTTCGGCCACCGTCAACCTATTACCCGACTTAAAGTCGCAGCAATCGAAGCTTAA
- the rpmA gene encoding 50S ribosomal protein L27 → MAHKKAAGSSRNGRDSAGQRLGIKRFGGESVSSGSILVRQRGTTFHPGVNVGCGKDYTLFAKIDGVVKFETKAQGRKHISVYAD, encoded by the coding sequence ATGGCTCATAAAAAAGCGGCCGGTAGTTCAAGAAACGGACGTGACAGTGCCGGTCAACGACTTGGTATTAAGCGTTTTGGCGGGGAATCTGTATCATCTGGTTCAATTCTAGTACGGCAGCGGGGTACGACTTTCCATCCCGGTGTTAATGTTGGCTGTGGTAAGGACTATACCTTGTTTGCCAAGATTGATGGTGTCGTGAAATTTGAAACCAAGGCACAAGGTCGAAAGCATATCAGCGTTTACGCTGACTGA
- the obgE gene encoding GTPase ObgE: protein MPRGGPDGGDGGDGGSVYFVVDSALSTLLDYRYLHHCKAKNGAPGLGKTKHGKNGEDLELRVPQGTLIYDDDTDELLADLTEIGKQLLFLPGGKGGRGNARFATSTNRAPRHAQPGIAGEVKSLRLELKLLADVGLVGLPNAGKSTLISALSAAKPKIADYPFTTLVPNLGVVPYGGFKTMVIADIPGLIAGASDGQGLGTRFLRHVERTDLFLHLVDTSCMQEGDPVDNFEMINAELKRYDESLTGKPQLVVLTKIDVPEVREKTLELTKYFESLNYMVFAVSAVTGEGLKELVTAVGDELDRLRAV from the coding sequence GTGCCCAGGGGCGGTCCTGACGGTGGTGATGGTGGTGATGGCGGTAGTGTCTATTTTGTTGTCGATAGTGCGCTTTCCACGCTGCTGGACTATCGTTATCTGCACCATTGTAAAGCAAAAAATGGTGCTCCTGGTCTTGGCAAGACCAAGCACGGGAAAAATGGAGAAGACTTAGAGTTAAGAGTACCGCAAGGCACTTTAATCTATGATGATGATACCGATGAACTTCTGGCTGATCTCACCGAGATCGGAAAACAACTCCTGTTTCTCCCCGGTGGTAAGGGGGGGCGCGGGAATGCGCGGTTTGCAACGAGCACAAATCGTGCTCCCCGTCATGCTCAGCCAGGAATTGCAGGCGAGGTTAAATCATTACGTCTGGAGCTTAAATTGCTGGCCGACGTCGGATTAGTTGGCCTTCCCAATGCGGGAAAATCGACTCTGATCTCCGCGCTTTCGGCCGCTAAGCCAAAGATTGCTGATTATCCATTTACGACTCTGGTTCCCAACCTTGGCGTCGTTCCTTATGGTGGATTCAAAACGATGGTGATTGCGGATATCCCCGGTTTGATTGCCGGCGCAAGCGATGGGCAGGGATTGGGAACTCGTTTTTTACGGCATGTCGAAAGAACTGATTTGTTTCTTCATCTGGTTGACACGTCTTGCATGCAGGAAGGTGATCCTGTTGATAATTTTGAGATGATCAACGCTGAACTTAAACGTTATGATGAGTCTTTAACAGGCAAGCCGCAGTTGGTTGTTCTGACAAAGATTGATGTTCCTGAGGTGCGTGAAAAGACTCTGGAGTTGACGAAATATTTTGAATCTCTGAATTATATGGTGTTTGCTGTATCAGCGGTGACTGGGGAAGGATTGAAAGAGCTGGTAACGGCAGTTGGTGATGAGCTTGACCGATTGCGAGCTGTGTGA
- the proB gene encoding glutamate 5-kinase has translation MRKALLAHVKRVVIKIGSGVISNADGLEDAQVASISEDICRLLDQGLEVILVSSGAVAAGKGQLGIVGRPQTIPQKQAAAAIGQTRIIREYKETFRRLSYNVAQVLLTRDDLSNRRRYLNARNTVMTLLEYGVTPIVNENDTVVVDEIRFGDNDNLSALVTTLAEADMLIILSDVDGLYDQDPQENPQAELIPVVERVTAAIEALGGKSRGNLGTGGMFTKLKAAKRAALSGVGTLIVNGRSPGILTRVFSGDEVGTYFLPAQSKLTAKKHWIAFSKKPKGKLIVDEGGQKAVLQGGKSLLPSGICGVDGGFERGDAVRICTREGHEFARGVISYSLAEVLQIMGKQCSEIEKTLGYKYRDEVVCRDNLVLAATDEEEIY, from the coding sequence ATGCGTAAAGCGTTGCTAGCACATGTCAAACGTGTTGTTATAAAAATCGGCAGTGGGGTTATATCAAATGCTGATGGGTTGGAAGATGCACAGGTCGCTTCAATTTCTGAAGATATTTGTCGTCTTCTAGACCAGGGGCTTGAAGTCATTCTTGTCTCCTCCGGAGCTGTAGCTGCAGGCAAAGGTCAGCTTGGAATTGTAGGTCGTCCACAGACCATCCCGCAGAAGCAGGCAGCGGCAGCTATAGGTCAGACGCGAATTATTCGGGAGTATAAAGAAACGTTCCGGAGGCTAAGTTACAATGTCGCTCAGGTTTTGTTAACTCGTGATGATTTGTCAAACCGACGGCGTTATTTGAATGCTCGCAATACGGTTATGACCCTCCTGGAATATGGCGTTACCCCCATCGTCAATGAAAATGACACCGTAGTCGTTGATGAAATCCGTTTTGGGGACAATGATAATTTATCCGCACTGGTGACGACTCTTGCCGAAGCGGACATGCTGATTATTCTTTCTGATGTCGATGGTCTTTATGATCAGGACCCCCAGGAAAATCCGCAGGCCGAATTGATTCCTGTTGTTGAAAGAGTAACTGCAGCAATCGAAGCTCTGGGTGGAAAATCAAGGGGAAATCTGGGAACGGGAGGAATGTTTACCAAGTTAAAAGCAGCAAAGCGTGCAGCCCTTAGTGGTGTCGGGACTTTGATTGTCAACGGCCGGAGTCCGGGCATCCTGACCCGGGTTTTTTCCGGAGATGAAGTCGGCACCTATTTTCTACCGGCACAATCGAAATTAACGGCAAAAAAGCACTGGATTGCATTCTCAAAAAAGCCCAAGGGAAAATTGATTGTTGATGAGGGAGGGCAGAAGGCTGTTCTGCAAGGAGGGAAAAGTTTGTTACCATCAGGAATTTGTGGTGTTGATGGTGGTTTTGAACGCGGTGATGCAGTCCGAATTTGTACCCGGGAGGGCCATGAATTTGCCAGAGGGGTAATTAGTTATTCACTGGCTGAAGTTTTGCAGATTATGGGAAAGCAATGCTCTGAGATAGAAAAAACTCTTGGTTATAAATATCGAGACGAAGTGGTGTGCAGGGACAATCTGGTTTTAGCGGCAACAGATGAAGAGGAGATTTATTGA
- a CDS encoding glutamate-5-semialdehyde dehydrogenase — translation MSIGEEMLALAIAAKQASRHMAVASSATKDELLLKMAAALEERSAHIREANEKDLSAARENSMAAAMIDRLTLTPERIAGMAAGLREVVSLPDPVGQISGMWLRPNGIQVGRQRIPLGVIGIIYESRPNVTADAAGLCLKSGNAVILRGGSEAIHSNRAIGTILQQVLETMGLPPAALQVVTTSDREAVTELLQLDEHIDLIIPRGGEGLIRFVSNNSRIPVIKHYKGVCHTYVDAAADLQMAERICLNAKVQRPGVCNAMETLLIHRDVAATFLPQIVTVMRQSGVELRGCEEARTIVDDLIPATEEDWSAEYLELILAVRIVADFEQARQHIEAYSSLHTEVIVTNDYRISQQFLREINSSVVMVNASSRFSDGNQLGLGAEIGISTSKLHSFGPMGLEDLTTRKFIVFGDGQIRD, via the coding sequence ATGTCAATTGGTGAAGAAATGCTGGCACTGGCTATCGCCGCTAAGCAGGCTTCGAGACATATGGCGGTTGCATCCTCGGCAACTAAAGATGAGCTTCTGCTGAAGATGGCGGCGGCTTTGGAAGAACGGTCGGCACACATCAGGGAAGCCAATGAGAAAGATCTCAGTGCAGCTCGTGAGAATAGCATGGCTGCTGCGATGATTGATCGCCTGACTTTGACGCCTGAGCGAATTGCAGGGATGGCTGCCGGATTACGTGAAGTCGTTTCACTCCCGGATCCTGTTGGTCAAATTTCAGGCATGTGGCTTCGGCCGAATGGAATTCAGGTCGGGCGGCAGCGCATCCCGTTAGGTGTTATCGGTATCATTTATGAATCGCGCCCGAATGTAACGGCTGATGCTGCCGGGTTATGTCTGAAAAGCGGCAATGCTGTGATCCTGCGGGGTGGTTCAGAAGCCATTCATTCTAATCGGGCTATTGGAACGATTCTACAACAAGTGCTTGAGACAATGGGATTACCTCCGGCGGCACTGCAAGTTGTAACGACGAGTGACAGAGAGGCCGTGACGGAATTATTGCAGCTAGATGAGCACATTGACCTTATTATCCCGCGGGGTGGTGAAGGTCTGATCCGCTTTGTCTCTAACAATTCACGAATCCCGGTCATTAAACACTACAAGGGGGTTTGCCACACCTATGTTGATGCTGCAGCTGACTTGCAAATGGCTGAACGGATTTGTCTGAATGCCAAGGTTCAGAGGCCGGGGGTTTGCAACGCGATGGAAACACTGTTGATTCATCGTGATGTGGCGGCAACGTTTTTGCCGCAAATAGTCACCGTTATGCGTCAATCCGGGGTTGAACTCCGGGGGTGTGAAGAAGCGAGAACCATTGTTGATGACCTGATTCCTGCAACCGAAGAAGATTGGTCTGCAGAATATCTTGAATTGATTCTGGCTGTACGTATTGTTGCTGATTTTGAGCAGGCACGTCAGCATATCGAAGCTTACAGTTCACTGCATACTGAGGTTATTGTCACCAATGACTACCGAATATCACAGCAGTTTTTGCGCGAAATTAATTCCAGTGTGGTCATGGTCAATGCGTCTTCCCGCTTTTCAGACGGGAACCAGCTGGGTCTGGGGGCTGAAATTGGTATTTCTACCAGTAAGCTGCATTCTTTTGGGCCTATGGGCTTAGAGGATCTGACCACGCGTAAATTTATTGTTTTCGGGGATGGTCAAATTCGGGATTAG
- the nadD gene encoding nicotinate-nucleotide adenylyltransferase has protein sequence MRIGLLGGTFNPIHSGHLHIAEEVQKSCHLDQVLFIPTCRPPHKDLAADIPFDQRLEMVDIALADYPCFFSCDIEGRRGGHSYSVETLQQLHAEHPQDEYFFIMGMDSFQELSLWKDYARLFDFAHIVVTARPGFAGTIQELLPVAIAGRFCYDSDSQNLQCETGFSLITVAHTCRDISSTDIRQKMAEGHDVGGQVPRAVIEYIKTHHLYS, from the coding sequence ATGCGTATAGGATTGCTTGGGGGAACCTTCAATCCCATCCATTCTGGTCATTTGCATATCGCTGAGGAAGTGCAGAAAAGCTGTCATCTTGATCAGGTTTTGTTTATTCCAACCTGTCGTCCTCCGCATAAAGATCTAGCGGCGGATATCCCTTTTGATCAGCGGTTGGAGATGGTTGATATTGCTCTGGCTGATTACCCCTGTTTTTTCAGCTGTGATATTGAAGGACGACGGGGGGGGCACAGTTATTCTGTGGAAACGCTGCAACAATTGCATGCGGAACATCCTCAGGATGAATACTTTTTTATTATGGGGATGGATTCCTTCCAGGAGCTTAGTCTGTGGAAGGATTACGCTCGCCTGTTCGATTTTGCACATATCGTTGTCACGGCCAGACCCGGGTTCGCCGGCACGATACAAGAACTCCTCCCAGTTGCTATCGCAGGTCGCTTCTGCTATGATTCCGACTCCCAAAATCTTCAATGTGAAACAGGGTTTTCATTGATTACTGTTGCTCATACCTGCAGAGATATCTCGTCCACCGATATTCGCCAAAAAATGGCGGAGGGGCACGATGTCGGGGGGCAGGTTCCGCGGGCGGTCATTGAATATATTAAGACTCATCACCTCTATTCCTAA
- the rsfS gene encoding ribosome silencing factor: METALLAVEYALDKKAMNLKLLDVREHSTLTDYLLIATGRSDRQVQAIAENIKIEFKHNHNVLPLAIEGMDKGRWILLDYGDIMVHVFQQPVREFYDLEGLWSEAPEVELGQTATQ, from the coding sequence ATGGAAACAGCCCTTTTAGCCGTTGAATATGCACTTGATAAAAAAGCTATGAATCTCAAGTTGCTGGATGTTAGAGAACACTCGACCCTTACTGATTATCTGCTCATAGCTACGGGGCGCTCCGATCGACAAGTGCAAGCCATAGCTGAAAACATCAAAATAGAATTTAAGCATAACCATAATGTATTGCCGCTGGCGATTGAAGGGATGGACAAGGGGCGTTGGATCCTGCTTGATTATGGCGATATAATGGTTCATGTGTTTCAACAACCCGTTCGGGAATTTTACGATCTCGAGGGGCTATGGAGTGAGGCACCTGAAGTCGAATTAGGTCAGACAGCAACGCAGTGA
- the rlmH gene encoding 23S rRNA (pseudouridine(1915)-N(3))-methyltransferase RlmH, producing the protein MKFKLVCVGKLTEVWQREAAEEYAARVQRYFPLNIVELKEEKGGRKGDSAGLLKREGERILEKVPAKTFLIALDERGRNLGSEPFADLLSAEMLHGGRDWCLVVGGPYGLDPAVRKKADLILSLSKMTFTHQMARVLLLEQLYRSCTIIKNEPYHNR; encoded by the coding sequence GTGAAGTTCAAACTGGTCTGTGTCGGCAAACTGACGGAAGTCTGGCAGCGGGAAGCGGCTGAGGAGTACGCTGCGCGTGTACAACGTTATTTCCCTCTGAATATTGTCGAACTGAAAGAAGAAAAGGGAGGGCGAAAAGGAGATTCTGCAGGATTGCTGAAACGGGAAGGGGAGCGAATTCTGGAAAAGGTTCCGGCAAAGACTTTTTTAATCGCCCTTGATGAACGCGGGCGCAATCTCGGGTCGGAACCCTTTGCCGATCTTTTATCTGCAGAGATGCTCCATGGTGGACGTGATTGGTGTCTTGTTGTCGGAGGACCTTATGGTCTGGATCCGGCCGTACGTAAAAAGGCTGATTTGATTCTTTCTCTCTCAAAGATGACTTTTACCCACCAGATGGCAAGAGTGTTGTTACTTGAACAGCTTTATCGCAGCTGTACTATTATTAAAAATGAGCCCTACCACAACAGGTAG
- a CDS encoding TraR/DksA family transcriptional regulator, with protein MEGKELAEIKAHLVQMRDEVLAESERAYAASQSLGKDGVPDIGDMSSNSYHQEVLMHLSETQRSRVRDIDAALERIDKGVYGLCIRCEEEIPARRMEVRPFSRYCVDCKAEVEKFGE; from the coding sequence ATGGAAGGTAAAGAACTGGCAGAAATAAAGGCGCATCTGGTGCAGATGCGCGATGAGGTTTTGGCTGAGTCGGAACGTGCTTATGCTGCTTCTCAGTCGCTGGGTAAGGATGGTGTTCCCGATATTGGAGATATGTCATCCAACAGTTATCATCAGGAAGTGTTGATGCATCTTAGCGAGACTCAGCGATCCCGGGTGCGTGACATTGATGCTGCTTTAGAACGGATCGATAAGGGAGTTTATGGTCTTTGTATTCGCTGCGAGGAAGAGATCCCTGCACGACGGATGGAGGTGAGACCTTTCTCCCGATATTGCGTTGACTGTAAAGCTGAAGTTGAAAAATTTGGTGAGTAA